A window of Microbispora hainanensis genomic DNA:
CCCGTACTCGTACACGGTGGACAACCCGAGTGGCGTCAAGGCCAACGTCCTCGCCAACGCGGGCACCGGCAAGATCTGAGCCCAGGGAAGACCCCAGAGGCCGCGGCTCCCCACGCCGCGGCCTCCGCTCGCCCGTCAGTCGACCAGGCCGAGACACGCGAGCAGGTTGTCCTCGATCAGGGCCACCACCTGCGGCGGAAGCCGCCCCAGGTAGTCGCCGAGCTCTTCCTTGAGAAAGGGCTGCGCGCAAACGGTGCGCACCCAGCACTTGCTGGGCAGATTGGCGGTTCCCTGCGCGAGCTTGACGCAATACTCCGTTTTGAGCGTCGTCCTCGCTCGCGCGAGCAGCGCCTCGGCCTGCCTGCGCCGCCGCGCCCGGCTGAGGTCGAGCAGAACGCCGGACTCTCCGCCCGCCTGCGCCTCGATGACGGGCACGGTGGCGTCCACCACGCTCCGAAGAGCGGCTGTGTCCTTGCCGCCATGCAGAGCCACGACCGTACGGACGAAGTCCATGGCCTCACGATCGAGAGGATCGTCCACAACCAGGGTTAGGGACAGAACGCCCGCCCCCGCGTCGGCCGACTCGTCGTCGCCACGCTCCGCGAGTTCGCTTTCCACCACATAGTCCTGGGCCCGCATCAGGGCGGGGTCGTAGGGGCCACGGCGCCCGAGGCGCCAGGTGGCCCCACTGATCGGCGCGTGTCCCGCCTCGACGGCGGCGACGTCGGTGAGATAAAGGAGCCCCACCAGGTGGGTCTCGGTCACCGACAGGTCCAGCTCCCGTGCCGCCAGGAGTATGGACAGCACGGACCCGCCAGAGGATTCGGCATATCGATGGGCATGCTGATCACCGCTCCTCCCCGGATCAGCCGCATGCTCACCGTGCCCCTCCCGGTCCGTCCACCACCGCGCCCAACTACAGCGAAGTCATTACTTACCGTCACATTGCGACGTCAACGCGTAATCGACATTCAGCTGTCGAGGGCGGCGCGTTCGGCGTCGGTGAGCAGGCGGGAGCGGATCAGGAAGCGCACGCCCTCGGGTGCCTCCAGGGAGAAGCCGCTGCCCCGGCCGGGGACGACGTCCACGGTGAGATGGGTGTGCCGCCAGCGCTCGAACTGGCTTGCCGACATCCAGAACGTGACCGGCTCGTCGACGCCCTCGACGGCGAGTGAGGCGAGCAGCACGTCGGAGGAGCCGGTGCGGAACTCGCCCTCCAGATAGCACATCGGCGCGCTGCCGTCGCAGCAGCCGCCGGACTGGTGGAACATCAGCGGGCCGTGGGCCGCCCGCAGCCGCCGGATGAGGTCGGCGGCCGCGGGGGTGAGGTCCACGCGGGACACCTCGGGCATCAGAAGAAGCCGAGCTTCGCGGGCGAGTAGCTGACCAGCAGGTTCTTGGTCTGCTGGTAGTGGTCGAGCATCATCTTGTGGGTCTCCCTGCCGATGCCCGACTGCTTGTAGCCGCCGAAGGCGGCGTGGGCGGGATAGGCGTGGTAGCAGTTCGTCCAGACCCGCCCGGCCTGGATGGCCCGGCCGGCCCGGTACGCCTTGTTGACGTCCCTGGTCCACACACCGGCCCCGAGGCCGTACAACGTGTCATTGGCGATCTTGATGGCGTCGTCGAAGTCGGTGAACGAGGTCACCGAGACGACCGGTCCGAAGATCTCCTCCTGGAACACTCGCATGTGGTTGGCGCCCTCGAAGATCGTCGGCTCGACGTAGTAGCCGCCCGACAGCTCGCCACCGAGGTCGGCGCGCTGCCCGCCGGTGAGCACCTTGGCGCCCTCCTGCCGGCCGATGTCGAGGTAGGACAGAATCTTCTCCAGCTGGTCGTTGGACGCCTGGGCGCCGACCATCGTGGCCAGGTCCAGCGGGTGCCCGCGCACGATCTTCTCCGTACGCTCGACCGCGGCCTCCAGGAACCGCTGGTAGTGGCCCTGCTGGATGAGCGCCCGGGAGGGACAGGTGCACACCTCTCCCTGGTTGAGCGCGAACATCGTGAAGCCCTCCAGCGCCTTGTCGAAGAACTCGTCGTCGGCGGAGGACACGTCGTCGAAGAAGATGTTGGGGCTCTTGCCGCCGAGCTCCAGCGTGACCGGCTTGATGTTCTCGCTGGCGTACTGCATGATCAGCCGCCCGGTGGTGGTCTCCCCGGTGAAGGCCACCTTCGCGACCCGCGCGCTGGAGGCCAGCGGCTTGCCCGCCTCGACGCCGAACCCGTTGACGATGTTGAGGACACCCGGCGGGAGGAGGTCGGCGACCAGGCTCATCCAGTAGTGGATCGACGCGGGGGTCTGCTCGGCCGGCTTGAGGACCACGGCGTTGCCGGCGGCCAGCGCGGGCGCGAGCTTCCAGGCGGCCATCAGGATCGGGAAGTTCCAGGGGATGATCTGCGCGACGACGCCGAGCGGCTCGTGGAAGTGGTAGGCGACGGTGTCCGCGTCGATCTCCGACAGGCTGCCCTCCTGGGCCCTGATCGCCCCCGCGAAGTAGCGGAAGTGGTCGATGGCCAGCGGGATGTCGGCGGCCAGCGTCTCCCGGATCGGCTTGCCGTTCTCCCAGGTCTCGGCGACGGCGAGCCGCTCCAGGTTCTGCTCCATGCGGTCGGCGATCCGGTTGAGGATGTTCGCCCGCTCGGCCGCGGACGTGCGTCCCCAGGCGGGGGCGGCGCCGTGCGCGGCGTCCAGGGCGCGCTCGACGTCCTCGGCCGTGCCGCGCGCGATCTCGGTGAAGGTCTGACCGGTCACCGGCGTGGGGTTCTCGAAGTACCGCCCGCGCTGCGGCGGGACGTACTCCCCGCCGATCCAGTGGTCGTAACGCTGCTCGTACGCCATGAGGGCGTCCGGCTGTCCCGGCGCGGCGTAACGGGTCATGGGATGGACCTCCCGGACAGGGTGTGGGTCTGACGCCCCGGACCTTAGTCACGGGCACGTTGCCGACACGTTGCGTCCATGTTCCCGGCGCCTTTCCGGAAACAGCCTCTCACCGAGCTGAGCCTCCGATCCGGATAGTCAGAAATAAGGTTACGGCCGGTCAAGTCTGTCCTAAAATCACGCGTCATGATTTCGGAATCGTTTTCCGCCTCCCGTCGGGACGCGCTGCGCCTGCTGGCGGGCGGCGCCGCGGCCGGGCTCGCCGCCGGGCTGCCCGCGTCGCCCGCGAGCGCGGCGGCCCGCACGTGGAGTGTGACCGGCAGCGGCGCGACGTCGCTCAAGCCCTTCGACGACACGCTCAAGAGCTTCATGCAGGCGCGGACGATCCCGCACGCCTCCCTGGCCGTGGCCCGCAAGGGCAAGCTGGTGCTCGCCCGGGGCTACAACTGGACGGCGGACACCTCGTTCTCGGCCGGGCCCACCTCGTTGTTCCGCATCGCGAGCCTGAGCAAGCCGATCACCGCCGCGGCGGTGCTGAAGCTGGTGCAGGACGGCCAGCTCAGCCTCACGGCCAAGGTCGCGCCGCTGCTGGGGCTGAGCACGGCCGCCGACCCGCGCCTCGCCTCCGTCACCGTGACCCACCTGCTGCAGCACCTGGGCGGCTGGGACTCCGAGGTGTCGGGCGATCCGATGTTCAGCGACCGGACGATCGCGGCCAAGTTCGGCGTCCCGCTGCCGGTCACCCAGGCGCACATCATCCAGTACGTCACCGGCCGCAAGCTCGACCACGCGCCCGGGACGACGTACGCGTACTCGAACTACGGATACCTCCTCCTGCAGAAGGTCATCGAGAAGGCGAGCGGGGTCTCGTACGCGAGCTACGTTCAGAGCAAGATCCTGACGCCGCTCAAGATCAAGCGGATGACGCTCGGCAGGACGGCGAAGAGTCTCCGCAAATCGGGCGAGGTGCCGTACTTCTCGAAGTACACCGGCACGAGCGTGATCGACACCTCCGGCTCCGTGCTGCCCTACCCGTACGGCGAGTTCAACCTGGAGAACATGGCCGCCCACGGCGGCTGGCTCGCCACGGCCGTCGATCTGGCGAAGTTCACCACCCTCTTCGACGCGGCCGGCGTGCTGACCTCGGCGTCGATCTCCAAGGCGTTCGCCAAGCCGTCGATCGGGATCAACTCCAACGGCTGGTACTACGGCCTCGGCTGGCAGGTCCGCCCGGTCACCGGGGGCCGCAACACCTGGCACACGGGTTCCCTGGCCGGCACCTCCACCCTCATGGTGCGGCGCTACGACGGGCTGAGCTGGGTGGTGCTGTTCGACCAGCGCGACGACGCCTCGGGGCTCGGCTACGGGGACATCGACTCCCTTCTCCACACCGCCGCCAACTCGGTGAAGTCCTGGCCCACCACCGACCTCTTCTCCACGTACGGTCTGTAAATGTGGACGACGTCTGGGATCTGGTGGTCGTCGGCGCCGGGCCGGCGGGCTCTGCCGCCGCGCTGCGGGCCCGGCAGCTCGACCCCGGCTGCCGGGTGCTGCTGCTCGACCGGGCGGCCTTCCCGCGGGACAAGCCTTGCGGCGACGGCATCGCGGCGCACGCACGGCAGGAGCTCGCGCTGCTCGGGCTGCCCGGCCTGCTCGACGACCACCGGCCGACGCCGCGCCTGTCGGTGACGTCGCCCGGCGGCGCCCACGTCTCGGCCGTCGTCGCGCGGCCCAACCACGTGGTGCCCCGCCGGGTCTTCGACGCCCGGCTGGTCGAGGCGGCGCGGGCGCGCGGCGTGGAGGTGCGCCGCCACCGGGTGCGCACGCTGACCGCCCTCGGCGGGCACGTCGTGGTCGACGGTCACCTGGTCGCCCGGACGGTCGTCGCCGCCGACGGCGCCAACTCGGCCGTACGGCGGCTGATCGGGGTGCCGCCGAGCCCGGAGCGGCACACCGCCATCGCGGTGCGCGGGTACGCCGACGTGCCCCCGGACGACGACGTGCAGGTCATCGTCATGCAGAGCGAGGCGTGGCCGGCCTACGGCTGGTCGTTCCCCGTGGGCGACGGCACGGCCAACGTCGGCTACGGCCTGCTGCTGCCCCGCATGCGGGAGACCGGGCTGCCGGGCCGCGAGGTGCTGCACGGCCGGCTGGCCCGGCTGCTTCCCGAGATGATGGAGAGCCCGCCCGGCGAGGTGCGCGACCTGCGGGCCCACCACCTGCCGCTGTCGAGCGGGCGGCCGGTGCCGGGCGCGGGCCGGGTGCTGCTGGCCGGTGACGCGGCGAGCCTGATCAACCCGCTGACCGGCGAGGGCATCTACTACGCGCTGGTGTCGGGACGGCTCGCCGCCGAGGCGGCGATCGGGTCACCGGACGCCCCGCTGCGGGCCTACCGGCGCGGGCTGCGCCGGGCGCTCGGACGGCACCTGCGCACCACCGACACGCTCGCCCTGGCCGCCCGCTCCCCCGGGTTCATCGACGCGGCGATCGACGTCGCCGCCCGCCGCACCGAGGTGTTCGACCTGCTCGTCGACGTCGGGCTCGGAGCGGGCACCGTGCCGCCCCGCCTGGCCGCGGCGGTCGCCGTCCGATGGCTCAGGAACCTCGCCTGAGCCTTCACAGCGACGGCAGGCCGTACTCCGCGTCGAGGTACCGCACCCGCCGGGCGGCCCGCGCCCGCGCCGGGGATCCGGCGGGCAGCGCGGCCAGCAGCGCCTGCCAGGCGACGATGTCGTCCCTCCCCCACGGCGCGCGCGTCCACCGTTCGAGCAGCGCGGGGTCGCGCCGGGCCACCAGCAGGTCGCGTACGCCGTCGTCGAGCAGGCGGCGCTGCCAGACGACGCCGGGCGCGTCCGAGCCGGGCAGGAGCGGCCCGCGATAGGCCCGCAGCGCGGCGTCGGCGTCCGCGGCGGCCAGGTGCTCGGCCAGTTCCTGGAAGTCGGCCCGCACCGGCACCCGCAGCCGGTACGGACGGGAGTCGAGCAGCGGGCCGAGCCGGTGGCG
This region includes:
- a CDS encoding NAD(P)/FAD-dependent oxidoreductase encodes the protein MDDVWDLVVVGAGPAGSAAALRARQLDPGCRVLLLDRAAFPRDKPCGDGIAAHARQELALLGLPGLLDDHRPTPRLSVTSPGGAHVSAVVARPNHVVPRRVFDARLVEAARARGVEVRRHRVRTLTALGGHVVVDGHLVARTVVAADGANSAVRRLIGVPPSPERHTAIAVRGYADVPPDDDVQVIVMQSEAWPAYGWSFPVGDGTANVGYGLLLPRMRETGLPGREVLHGRLARLLPEMMESPPGEVRDLRAHHLPLSSGRPVPGAGRVLLAGDAASLINPLTGEGIYYALVSGRLAAEAAIGSPDAPLRAYRRGLRRALGRHLRTTDTLALAARSPGFIDAAIDVAARRTEVFDLLVDVGLGAGTVPPRLAAAVAVRWLRNLA
- the adh gene encoding aldehyde dehydrogenase, with the protein product MTRYAAPGQPDALMAYEQRYDHWIGGEYVPPQRGRYFENPTPVTGQTFTEIARGTAEDVERALDAAHGAAPAWGRTSAAERANILNRIADRMEQNLERLAVAETWENGKPIRETLAADIPLAIDHFRYFAGAIRAQEGSLSEIDADTVAYHFHEPLGVVAQIIPWNFPILMAAWKLAPALAAGNAVVLKPAEQTPASIHYWMSLVADLLPPGVLNIVNGFGVEAGKPLASSARVAKVAFTGETTTGRLIMQYASENIKPVTLELGGKSPNIFFDDVSSADDEFFDKALEGFTMFALNQGEVCTCPSRALIQQGHYQRFLEAAVERTEKIVRGHPLDLATMVGAQASNDQLEKILSYLDIGRQEGAKVLTGGQRADLGGELSGGYYVEPTIFEGANHMRVFQEEIFGPVVSVTSFTDFDDAIKIANDTLYGLGAGVWTRDVNKAYRAGRAIQAGRVWTNCYHAYPAHAAFGGYKQSGIGRETHKMMLDHYQQTKNLLVSYSPAKLGFF
- a CDS encoding DUF779 domain-containing protein encodes the protein MPEVSRVDLTPAAADLIRRLRAAHGPLMFHQSGGCCDGSAPMCYLEGEFRTGSSDVLLASLAVEGVDEPVTFWMSASQFERWRHTHLTVDVVPGRGSGFSLEAPEGVRFLIRSRLLTDAERAALDS
- a CDS encoding serine hydrolase domain-containing protein: MISESFSASRRDALRLLAGGAAAGLAAGLPASPASAAARTWSVTGSGATSLKPFDDTLKSFMQARTIPHASLAVARKGKLVLARGYNWTADTSFSAGPTSLFRIASLSKPITAAAVLKLVQDGQLSLTAKVAPLLGLSTAADPRLASVTVTHLLQHLGGWDSEVSGDPMFSDRTIAAKFGVPLPVTQAHIIQYVTGRKLDHAPGTTYAYSNYGYLLLQKVIEKASGVSYASYVQSKILTPLKIKRMTLGRTAKSLRKSGEVPYFSKYTGTSVIDTSGSVLPYPYGEFNLENMAAHGGWLATAVDLAKFTTLFDAAGVLTSASISKAFAKPSIGINSNGWYYGLGWQVRPVTGGRNTWHTGSLAGTSTLMVRRYDGLSWVVLFDQRDDASGLGYGDIDSLLHTAANSVKSWPTTDLFSTYGL